The Planctomycetota bacterium genome contains the following window.
CTGCTTGATGAAGCGGAAATGTCTTTCCCGTTTGACTGGATGACACGTTTTATCGGGCTGGAAGAATATCCAGATGTAGTCACCGACCCCAGGCACCTGCGCCGTGAATATATCAATATCGTGCAGAATTTTATTACCACTTTGCGCCGCGGCTGCCTGAAAGAGCGCATTGATTACGTCCAGATTAGCACCGACCAGATGCTCGATGTGGCGCTAAGCGCATATTTAGCCACACGGCTGGCAACGCATAAAGCTAAGAAATAGAATAATATGGGAAGTTTTATTAATCCGGGATTGGCATGGCTGACACTGGCCGGCGCGATTCCGATTATCATACACCTCTTGAACCGGCAGCGTTACCGTAAAATACGCTGGGCAGCCATGGAATTCCTGCTTCAGGCGCTCAAGAAAACCAAGCGCCGCTTGCAGATGGAAAACCTGATTTTACTTATCATCCGTGTGATGATTGTCGTCCTCCTGGCATTTGCCCTGGCGCGCTGTTATTTCCAGGAAACACCCCTTGCCGCGCTCGGCACGACCGATACCCACGCCTTTATCATCATTGATAATTCCTACAGCATGGGTTATAAAATAGGGAAAAACTCCGTTTTTGATACGGCTAAAAATATCGCCAACGGGCTGGTTGACAAACTAAAACCATCCCATAAAGATAAGGCATCATTAATCGCCCTTTCCTCCAAACCTTCCATTGTGGTGAGCGAAGCCAGCGCCAACATGGAACTGGTCAAGAAATCGCTTGCCAATATGGAACTCTCCCATTACGCAACGAGCTGTTACGAAACTTTCCTGGCAATCCAGGATTTGGTCAAGCGTTCCAATTCATCACGCAAGATTATTTATCTCATCACGGATTGCCAGCGTTCCGGCTGGATAGTCCGCGACGAAAACCGCGCGAAATTCACCGATATCCTGGCTGAACTCAGTGGCAAGGCGGAAGTAAAAATCATAGATATCGGCATGAAAGACGCCGTTAATACCAATGTCAACGGCATCCGTTCCTTAAACCGCATCATCCGCACCCAGAAAACCGCCAATTTCGAGGTGGAGGTGAATAACTTCAGCCCATCGAGCCTTGCCACCCTGGAAGTAAGTTTCTATGTGGACGACCTTAAGCATAATAGCGCTTCCATCCCGGTCGGCCAATATGGACTTGGCGTGGTCAGTTTCCCGTATGAATTCGCCGAACCCGGTTCGCATCAAGTAAAAGCGATCCTGGAAGCCGATAACCTGGAACAGGATAACACCCGCTACCTTACCGTGGACGTGCGCGAATCCGTCCGGGTACTCGTGGTGGATGGCGAACCTTCGGCAGATCCTTACGAAGACGAAACAATGTATCTGAAATACGCGCTCCAGCCTTCGCGCATCGACGTGGAAAGGTTCAGCATCTACGCAATTGATACGGTTTCCGATATCGTCTTTGAAGAAACCGATATCTCCAAATACGACCTGGTCATCATGGCGAACCTCGAATACGTCTCGCAGGACAAGCTGAAAAAGCTGGAAGAATTCGTCCGTTCCGGCGGCGGCCTTTTAATATTCCTGGGCGACAAGGTTGACCGCATTTTCTATAACCAGTCGCTCTACAGGAACGGCGAGGGACTCCTTCCGGGCGAGCTGATTGAAATACTCGGCGATAAGGAACACCAAACTTACACGCGCCTGGAAAAAGCGGATTTCAACCACGAAGCGCTCAGTTATTTCCTGCCTATCAAGGACTACCTTACCCGCGTATTCATCTATGAATATTACCGGATGAAAGTACCCGAGCCTTCGGCGGAGGAAAAAGACAAACCGGAAAACAAGGACCTGCCCGAGATGACGACCGGTCAGGCGGGAAATAAAAATATCCGCGTGCTGGCGCGCTATAACGATACGGACGAAAACCCGGCAATCGCGGAAAAACTCTTTGGCAAGGGAAAAGTGATTGCCGTAACCACTGCCGCGGACATAGAATGGAATAACCTGCCGGCAACGCCGGGCGGAGTGATACTCTACGACCAGTTGGCGAAATTCCTTTCCACCCCTGACGTCGGCTTTAAAAATATCTCGGTCGGCGAGCCTTTGAAACTGATTATAAAACCATCCGAATTCAGCCCAACCTTTTCCCTGATAATGCCGGAACGCGGGATAAAATCGCTCTCGCCCGAACCGCTTCCCGGGGAACAGGGTTTTGCCCTTACCTGCCCGGAAAACGATACGGGACGTGCCGGTTTTTATACGCTGGATAAACTCGATGCCGATGAACAATCCAAACTCTTTACATATTTTGCGGTAAACCTTAACCCAACCGAAGGCGACCTTAAGAAAATATCAGAAGAAGAATTAAAGCAATTATACCCTTCGTTCAAGTTTGAACTCTTCAGCCAGTTTAACGAGCAATCCGCCCAATCAATAGCCAAGCCGCCGGCAAGTAATATCTGGAAATACCTTATCTGGACGGTTCTGGTGCTGCTGGCCATGGAAACCGTCTTAGCCCAGCGTTTCGGCTCGGCGAAGAAATAAAGATAAACACCCTGTTTATGATGAGGCGATTATGATAACCAGCACAACTTATCAACTGGAAGGATACCGCATTATCGAATACAAAGGGTTGGTCACGGCACAGCCGGCGTTTAAGACGGCCGGTTCTTACAAGCGCTTGCTGGAAGATGCCGAAAAGTTAGGCGCGAACGCCGTTATCGGAATCCGCTTTAATGACATGTGGTATGGCACCGCGGTAGTCGTAAAACCTGTATAATCAAAGCCGTTTGCATGCTTTTATGAAAGCTGTTTCAGCGCAGCTTGGGCGCGTTGGCTTTCGTGCCTGCGCCAGGTGATATCAGCCACGGCCTTGATATCGGCCTGCAATTCTTTGGTGACTCTTTCCTTTAAGCCCATTTCGACCAGTGCAATCGCCGCCGCGCCGCGCACATACCGATTATTATCCGCGGTCAGCTTGATGATATCCGGAATGAGCTCGCTGGCGCACAGATTGCTTAAGGCGTAGAGAGTGTTGGCGCGGACCCAGTTATTTTCATCCTTCATCAGCTTGACGATATGCGGTATGCACGTTTTGGCGCCGAGCTTGCCCAAAGCCAAAACCGCCGCGCCGCGCACCCATTCATCTTCATCAGCCAATAATTTTATGATATCGGGAATCGCCTTGGTATGATTAAGTTCACCCAGCACGAATATAGCCGAACTCCTTATTTTCACGTTTTTACTCTTAAGGAGTTTAAGTATTTGCGGGACAGATTCCTGCGCCCCTAATTTACCCAAAGCAAGTATCGCCGCCACGCGGACATCGTCATCCGAATCATTTACCAGTTTGGCAATTGCCGGGATTGATTTCCGGCTTTCGAGCTTCACCAGTATGCGAATGGCTGATTCACGCACGTGGCCTTCGTCATCGCGGAGCAATTTAGTCACTTCGGGAATAGACTCTTGCAGTCCCAGCTTGACAATCTCATCCGCCGCGGATTGGCTCACCTCCGCATCCTCGCTCCTTACCATGCTGATTAATTCGTTTAAATGCTGGTTCATAAATATTTAACACGGATTATATAATGTAAACGAGTTGTGTCAAGACTAATTACACACCCCTAACCCCTCTCAAGAGGGGAATTTTAAGTCCCCTCTAACAAGAGGGGATGCCCCCGTCTAAACGGGGCAGGGGTGTATTAGTAAATTTGTCATAGATTATAAGAAAGTTATTTATTGGATTCGAGGTTGCCCCGGAAGATGCGCGGCAGGCCGATAAGGTTATATGTCGCGGAAAGCCGGTGCAACAGGTTAAACTCATCGCCCCTGGTCTTGTCCGCAAAGATAATAAAATGCGAAAGGGATGTTTTATCTTCATCAACACCCAATCTATCGGAAGAAACATAAAGCGCTGTGTTATTATCCGGGCTCATGAAGCCAAACGTTAATCCTTCAGGCAAAAGCTTAGCCGCCCATCCGACCGCTGTTTCCGAAAGCATTTTTTCGCCTTGTTTGGGCGATTTCCCGTTAAAGTAGTTGGAAAAGAGGAATCTACCGTGTTTATTTATTGAAGACAGGTTATCATAATTATCCAGTTTCCCGATACAGCGGGAAAACATGATATCTGCCATGGGAAGATTATGGAAGAAATTGAAAGTCCGCCTCGCTCCCGCACCGTCTTTTGATTCAGCGCGGTAACGGACCATAATCGGACCGTTTGCCTCAAGGGTAAACAAAAACTCTTTGTCTCCGGGGGCGGTAAAGAAACCCTCGTTTTCGGCAACAATCTGCTCGCCGGACTTTTTCACCAGCCACTGGCTTATCCGCGCACCCTTCGGATTTATTTCCACCTTCATCCGCTCATTTTCCACCCATTTACTACCTTTTTTATCATAGGTTTTTAACCCCTTTATGTTATAATCAGCCTGTTTTTTGGGACCGTTCTTTAAGGCGTCAAAATATATGTAAAAACGGCGCGCAGTACCCGGCTTCCAATCGCCCCCGGCTATCCAGACAAGATTACCGATTGCATTATGCCTGGTATTAAAATTATTGCCCGGGTCGAATTGGCATGGGATATCCACCTGCCCTTTGGTTGTTTCCTCAATCATCCTGACAGAGTTTTTATCGAATTCTTTTCCGACACTTTCAGCCGGGACGCCGCTCCGCTCCGTTTCTTTAAGGAGTTCTGAAAAGTTGATGGTTATTTCAAGCGGATAATCCATACGCCCAACAGCGCTGGCATTCCTTGTATCTAAAGGCAATTCGGCATTAAGCATCAGGCGGTATTGCCAGTCATTATTCCACCAAACTGGGATTTTAGCGATTTCGGTTGCCGGGAGAATTGGCAATAACCGGATGATGCGGTTTGATAATTCCTTTTCCTGGAAATCAAGCTCTGCCGGTTCCGGAATTTTACCGGATAAAGGAAAATCTTCTGCTGTATGCGCCAGCATCTTTTGTTTTTCACGGTATATTTTTGCCATTCCTTCGAAGCGTTTCATTACTTCATCTTTTATGCCCGGCAAATAAATACGGCTATATAAGGCGGTATAGTCTGCTTCAAAGCGTTTGAGCTGGTTTTCCAACGTATTAAGCACGGTCTTGACTTCACCCAGTTTCATCAAAACCATGTGGCGGACATCCCGCCATTCGCTATAGAATTCCCGGTATTTGGACATGAGATTATGAGCAGTGCGGTATTTATCCACCAAAAACTGCCAGCGTTTAGTGGCAAAGGCGAGGTAATCCAGGTTATCCTTTCGGCGGCATGCCTTGTTTTTTATAAGTTCAATCAGTTTAAGCGCGTTATTGGCGCATTCCTTGGTATCCTTAAGGCGTTCGTAGAAATCCGGTACGGTCAAGTGGAATCGCGAATTAAACGGGTCGTCCCAAAAGATGCCAGTAGCATCATCCGGAAAGTTCAAAAGCTCCGCAGGCTTATAAAGATATTCGGCTATCTTAGCGAATTCCTCATCGCCCGCCCCGTAAAAGCTCCTGGTAAACTTCTTCTTGAAGTATTTTTCATCCGCCCCATCGGGAATCCAGGCACACTCTGATGCCCAGGCAACCGGAAACCACTCCGTTTCCATCCAGTCCTCTCCCGCGCCATGCCATGCACCGCAAACCATCATGCCTTCAATATTCGCCTCGGCGCCCTTGGTAATAAATCCGCGGATGTTCCGGAAGGCGTCCGGCATCATGGGAAACGCGCGATTAGTTGAACAAACTGAAGGGCAGATAAACTGACTTATCTTCTGGTTTTTAAACGGGTC
Protein-coding sequences here:
- a CDS encoding HEAT repeat domain-containing protein; the protein is MNQHLNELISMVRSEDAEVSQSAADEIVKLGLQESIPEVTKLLRDDEGHVRESAIRILVKLESRKSIPAIAKLVNDSDDDVRVAAILALGKLGAQESVPQILKLLKSKNVKIRSSAIFVLGELNHTKAIPDIIKLLADEDEWVRGAAVLALGKLGAKTCIPHIVKLMKDENNWVRANTLYALSNLCASELIPDIIKLTADNNRYVRGAAAIALVEMGLKERVTKELQADIKAVADITWRRHESQRAQAALKQLS
- a CDS encoding BatA domain-containing protein, whose amino-acid sequence is MGSFINPGLAWLTLAGAIPIIIHLLNRQRYRKIRWAAMEFLLQALKKTKRRLQMENLILLIIRVMIVVLLAFALARCYFQETPLAALGTTDTHAFIIIDNSYSMGYKIGKNSVFDTAKNIANGLVDKLKPSHKDKASLIALSSKPSIVVSEASANMELVKKSLANMELSHYATSCYETFLAIQDLVKRSNSSRKIIYLITDCQRSGWIVRDENRAKFTDILAELSGKAEVKIIDIGMKDAVNTNVNGIRSLNRIIRTQKTANFEVEVNNFSPSSLATLEVSFYVDDLKHNSASIPVGQYGLGVVSFPYEFAEPGSHQVKAILEADNLEQDNTRYLTVDVRESVRVLVVDGEPSADPYEDETMYLKYALQPSRIDVERFSIYAIDTVSDIVFEETDISKYDLVIMANLEYVSQDKLKKLEEFVRSGGGLLIFLGDKVDRIFYNQSLYRNGEGLLPGELIEILGDKEHQTYTRLEKADFNHEALSYFLPIKDYLTRVFIYEYYRMKVPEPSAEEKDKPENKDLPEMTTGQAGNKNIRVLARYNDTDENPAIAEKLFGKGKVIAVTTAADIEWNNLPATPGGVILYDQLAKFLSTPDVGFKNISVGEPLKLIIKPSEFSPTFSLIMPERGIKSLSPEPLPGEQGFALTCPENDTGRAGFYTLDKLDADEQSKLFTYFAVNLNPTEGDLKKISEEELKQLYPSFKFELFSQFNEQSAQSIAKPPASNIWKYLIWTVLVLLAMETVLAQRFGSAKK
- a CDS encoding beta-N-acetylhexosaminidase, whose protein sequence is MKSITAFAIAVLCLFAIAHLSCASGWKNDIARPKFPLAIIPQPRIIEKKDLSHAHLHKEWKIVLESTSSEKDRYSAQLLKDDLKDIYNVDVRIAVDDTLVKNDNNVIILGVPARDKSIMHRTTTKGVFVQQWLGNEGYVMDISPDYIFVLANDSAGVYYGVQTLRQSLYAEAGEVIVPPLLIRDTPVYKRRGFQLDISDNPFPKKEYLEIIVSTLGFYKFNMLSLYTEPQAFRFSKYPKLSRAEALTPEDLSRLSKYCALNNIELVGNLQSLTHWDKVLSSTDTTIAEDGENPTALSPMKEKTYELLSDLYSEIVPAYKSEFFNVNCEGYAEAQAGIDSSTQVSAPDKWINHINRLNKILLGFSKQMMVWSDMPLKAERLIPLLPNNIIVMNYSDSPKNDYGKLIDPFKNQKISQFICPSVCSTNRAFPMMPDAFRNIRGFITKGAEANIEGMMVCGAWHGAGEDWMETEWFPVAWASECAWIPDGADEKYFKKKFTRSFYGAGDEEFAKIAEYLYKPAELLNFPDDATGIFWDDPFNSRFHLTVPDFYERLKDTKECANNALKLIELIKNKACRRKDNLDYLAFATKRWQFLVDKYRTAHNLMSKYREFYSEWRDVRHMVLMKLGEVKTVLNTLENQLKRFEADYTALYSRIYLPGIKDEVMKRFEGMAKIYREKQKMLAHTAEDFPLSGKIPEPAELDFQEKELSNRIIRLLPILPATEIAKIPVWWNNDWQYRLMLNAELPLDTRNASAVGRMDYPLEITINFSELLKETERSGVPAESVGKEFDKNSVRMIEETTKGQVDIPCQFDPGNNFNTRHNAIGNLVWIAGGDWKPGTARRFYIYFDALKNGPKKQADYNIKGLKTYDKKGSKWVENERMKVEINPKGARISQWLVKKSGEQIVAENEGFFTAPGDKEFLFTLEANGPIMVRYRAESKDGAGARRTFNFFHNLPMADIMFSRCIGKLDNYDNLSSINKHGRFLFSNYFNGKSPKQGEKMLSETAVGWAAKLLPEGLTFGFMSPDNNTALYVSSDRLGVDEDKTSLSHFIIFADKTRGDEFNLLHRLSATYNLIGLPRIFRGNLESNK